One genomic region from Tigriopus californicus strain San Diego chromosome 4, Tcal_SD_v2.1, whole genome shotgun sequence encodes:
- the LOC131879534 gene encoding uncharacterized protein LOC131879534 — protein sequence MALDYLTSPVPSGFGLKTTVFKPSTTQPNLELALESFPTEMYQLIHKDPPSSSSSSSAELLVPSLTSKTMELNDEQDKSLATSRSLTTTSSGPTNGASVRNDNKDNAEFSPSSSSTYRSSAQETPALKYDPWKDIFQRGDFESNLLSDNKKLDRSTIVYYDKDVPSEYYEETSGEYYDENPQEYYEDGEEPTNEAQPQGQPHSRPNDLSTNVSEKPIDKWKKPRKRQPISQRRKDGTPYDFLGPEDYYEYNNPQYDGNAIDRFQQGGGRPPLDHQIQPSITRRVANFIFSPSLLGLVAVIGIPSVIILLYWLFVENGPTPVVRARSENENDLFDGRFVLKTLLRSFVSSLDSLNSHEEIVKN from the coding sequence ATGGCCCTGGATTATTTGACATCCCCAGTACCCTCTGGGTTTGGCCTGAAAACCACCGTCTTCAAGCCATCAACTACTCAGCCCAATTTAGAACTTGCCTTGGAAAGTTTTCCAACAGAAATGTACCAACTCATCCATAAAGACCcgccgtcgtcgtcttcttcgtcgtcggcAGAGCTCCTTGTTCCCTCCTTAACTTCAAAGACAATGGAACTCAATGACGAGCAAGATAAGAGTCTGGCCACGTCCAGATCGCTGACAACTACTTCCTCTGGTCCCACAAATGGAGCCTCAGTACGTAACGATAATAAGGACAACGCCGAGTTCAGTCCCAGTTCCAGTTCCACGTACAGGTCCAGTGCCCAAGAGACCCCCGCTCTTAAATATGATCCCTGGAAGGACATCTTTCAACGCGGAGATTTCGAGTCCAATCTGCTGAGTGACAACAAGAAACTAGATAGATCCACCATTGTTTATTACGACAAGGATGTGCCGTCCGAATACTATGAGGAGACTTCGGGGGAATATTACGACGAAAACCCACAAGAATATTACGAAGACGGAGAAGAGCCAACCAACGAGGCTCAACCACAAGGCCAACCACATTCAAGACCAAACGATCTGAGCACAAACGTATCGGAAAAACCGATCGACAAATGGAAGAAGCCAAGGAAACGACAGCCAATTTCACAACGTAGGAAGGACGGCACGCCTTACGATTTTTTGGGACCAGAAGATTACTATGAGTACAATAATCCACAGTACGATGGGAATGCGATCGACCGATTTCAACAAGGAGGAGGTCGGCCACCCTTGGATCATCAAATACAACCGTCAATAACTCGCAGGGtggccaatttcattttcagcccCTCTTTGCTCGGTCTGGTTGCTGTGATAGGCATACCAAGTGTGATCATTCTACTCTATTGGCTCTTTGTCGAAAATGGACCCACACCCGTAGTTCGAGCTCGCTCTGAGAATGAGAACGATCTCTTTGACGGACGATTTGTTTTAAAGACCCTTCTCAGGTCTTTTGTGAGTAGTCTCGACTCCCTGAACTCCCACGAGGAGATAGTCAAAAACTAG